AATGTAGCGCATTATACTTACAAAATCCTAAACACCTACCCCCACGACACCGCCGCCTTCACAGAGGGGCTGGTCTACGACCAAGGCTCCCTTTATGAAAGCACGGGCGAATATGGCAAATCCAGCCTGCGCCGAGTCAACCTCGAAACCGGAGAGGTAACCAAAGAAATCAAACTGCCAGCCGCCTATTACGGGGAAGGCTTAGCGCTCGTCAACGGTTCCCTTATACAATTGACCTGGAGAGAGCATACGGGTTTTGTTTATGATGCGGCAACGTTTGAGTTGCAAAGAAATTTCAGTTATGCCACGGATGGCTGGGGCTTAACCTACGACGGAGAACGCCTCATCATGAGCGACGGCTCCGCAACCCTCTACTTCTTGGACCCCGTCACCTACCAGGAGACAGGCACCCTAACCGTCCACGACGGACAAAACGACGTAATCAACCTAAACGAACTCGAATACATCAACGGCACCATCTACGCCAACATCTGGCTCACCAACCAAATCGCCCTCATCAACCCCCAAACAGGACAAATAAAGGGCATCCTTGACCTCTCAGGACTCTACCAAAGCAACGACATCAACGCTGTGCTAAACGGCATCGCCTACGACCCACAAAACAACCAACTCTACGTCACAGGCAAAAACTGGCCCAACCTCTACCAAATAGAACCAGAGCCCCAAAACTAACTACCACACACGCCTGCCCCTCGATTCTGCCAAAGCGGTTCATTTTGACTATTTAGCATATAGAGGGCTATAATAAATTTG
This genomic stretch from Candidatus Bathyarchaeota archaeon harbors:
- a CDS encoding glutaminyl-peptide cyclotransferase, with protein sequence MNKRTTAIAIVLIIAVFLGSMWIGYNVSRQNQNNDNVAHYTYKILNTYPHDTAAFTEGLVYDQGSLYESTGEYGKSSLRRVNLETGEVTKEIKLPAAYYGEGLALVNGSLIQLTWREHTGFVYDAATFELQRNFSYATDGWGLTYDGERLIMSDGSATLYFLDPVTYQETGTLTVHDGQNDVINLNELEYINGTIYANIWLTNQIALINPQTGQIKGILDLSGLYQSNDINAVLNGIAYDPQNNQLYVTGKNWPNLYQIEPEPQN